In a genomic window of Temperatibacter marinus:
- a CDS encoding ABC transporter ATP-binding protein, translating to MLKLHNLSKIYRTDEVETVALDKVQVEIEQGEFVAIMGPSGCGKSTLLNIIGMLDTPSDGNYFFMDEDISDYSEGQLSEIRKHNIGFIFQSFNLIDELSVEENIELALLYHNIPSSERKARVAKVMDKVGIAHRAKHMPSQLSGGQQQRVAVARAVVGDQALILADEPTGNLDSAHGQEVMEMLQALNDEGTTIIMVTHSPAHADYARRTINLFDGHVVTENLRAAQ from the coding sequence ATGTTGAAATTACACAATCTTTCGAAAATCTATAGAACTGACGAGGTTGAAACGGTTGCCCTTGATAAAGTTCAAGTTGAAATTGAGCAAGGTGAATTTGTTGCGATTATGGGCCCTTCGGGGTGCGGCAAGTCAACATTGTTGAATATCATTGGCATGTTGGATACACCCAGCGACGGCAATTACTTTTTTATGGATGAAGATATTTCAGATTATTCAGAAGGGCAACTTTCTGAAATTAGAAAACATAATATTGGATTTATCTTCCAAAGCTTTAACCTGATTGATGAATTGTCGGTGGAAGAAAATATCGAGCTTGCCTTACTGTATCACAATATCCCATCAAGTGAGCGTAAAGCCCGCGTTGCAAAAGTTATGGATAAAGTGGGCATCGCGCATAGAGCAAAGCATATGCCAAGTCAGCTTTCAGGGGGACAGCAGCAGCGTGTGGCTGTTGCCAGAGCAGTTGTTGGCGATCAGGCTCTTATTCTTGCTGATGAGCCAACAGGAAACCTTGATAGTGCTCACGGGCAGGAAGTCATGGAAATGCTTCAAGCGCTGAATGATGAAGGCACAACCATCATTATGGTGACACACTCTCCAGCCCATGCTGATTATGCCCGCCGGACAATCAATCTGTTTGATGGCCATGTGGTCACAGAAAATTTACGGGCCGCTCAGTAA
- a CDS encoding DUF2336 domain-containing protein, with amino-acid sequence MVSELNDLNLIEGDLLDKMLLAQRVGKFLRSDKEEKERLVIENVAHLLAKDLHNAVREMLAFEIRNCTLLNAELAETIATDIQSVSKPFLAETPTFTDDQLATLIPKLQNFAHVTLAKRKDIGEETVMALVTVADSEAVTFVVRNHDVSIPEKGMLTVMDRFPDQTTLMDYMSERTDLPVSIALDLIERISAVYKNALIQRYNVSEPVAEIVRKKSTAEVILDRLNKLEDGRVHGYVIDLHREGKISIDLILELGPNLSHQFLLSSIAVLTGNTVSEIRVILSLEDTKDFVRFCKGSGFTDHQSVKLLRLIKQVNESLS; translated from the coding sequence ATGGTTTCAGAATTGAATGATCTTAACCTTATAGAAGGTGATTTATTAGATAAGATGCTTCTGGCGCAGCGCGTGGGAAAATTCCTTCGCTCTGATAAAGAAGAAAAAGAGCGCTTAGTTATAGAAAATGTTGCTCACTTGTTGGCCAAAGATCTTCACAATGCTGTACGAGAAATGTTGGCATTTGAAATCCGAAACTGTACTCTGTTGAATGCTGAGCTTGCCGAGACGATTGCAACTGACATCCAAAGTGTCTCTAAGCCTTTTTTAGCTGAAACACCTACATTTACAGATGATCAATTAGCAACTCTCATTCCTAAATTACAGAATTTTGCTCACGTAACGCTCGCCAAACGTAAAGATATTGGTGAAGAGACTGTTATGGCTCTTGTGACTGTTGCTGATAGTGAGGCTGTGACATTCGTAGTAAGAAATCACGACGTAAGTATTCCAGAAAAAGGCATGCTGACTGTAATGGATCGTTTTCCAGATCAAACAACACTCATGGACTATATGAGTGAAAGGACAGACTTGCCAGTTTCTATCGCCTTGGATTTGATTGAGCGGATTTCAGCTGTGTATAAGAATGCGCTTATTCAGCGTTATAATGTCAGTGAACCAGTAGCAGAGATCGTGCGTAAGAAATCGACGGCTGAAGTGATTTTAGATCGTCTAAACAAGTTGGAAGACGGCCGCGTACATGGCTATGTGATTGATCTCCACCGTGAAGGAAAAATATCCATTGATCTGATCTTAGAGCTTGGTCCCAACTTAAGTCATCAATTTTTACTAAGTAGTATTGCAGTCCTAACAGGCAATACGGTATCAGAAATTCGGGTCATTCTCTCTCTTGAGGATACAAAAGATTTTGTTCGCTTTTGCAAAGGAAGTGGTTTCACAGATCATCAATCTGTGAAACTACTTCGTCTGATCAAACAAGTGAATGAAAGCCTTAGTTAA
- a CDS encoding YheT family hydrolase yields MKCIGRPLKQTVAPFKSRFPWWGADLQTIRSSLYVEEGITETYRLAIPIDGDNKISVAVNDPSEPWTGKLLLLSHGMGGTEGSGYMRRTARYFLDRGWKVARLNMRGAGKSAETSAPPYHAGLTGDLSAVLTGLTECEPEADIFLMGFSLGGNLTLKYLAEGDVPENVKAAVSISAPIDLTAASAVLSKKRNALYVTYLVNQLKRDLKKAPSVMAPDALEKIRFIRELDDQLIAPSFSFKDRFDYYEQMSAGQFMHRIKTPTLAIHSEDDPWIPYETYLKAVKNDHPFVSILLTEAGGHVGFFGKGSKINWFIPVAYDYFISESATS; encoded by the coding sequence ATGAAATGTATTGGCCGTCCTCTTAAGCAGACTGTTGCTCCCTTTAAATCTCGATTTCCTTGGTGGGGCGCAGATCTGCAAACCATTCGAAGTTCGCTGTATGTGGAAGAGGGAATCACCGAGACATATCGGCTGGCAATCCCAATTGACGGAGACAATAAAATCTCTGTTGCAGTCAATGACCCTTCTGAACCATGGACAGGGAAGTTACTCCTCTTGTCTCATGGTATGGGCGGGACGGAAGGCAGCGGTTATATGCGTCGCACAGCCCGATATTTTCTAGATCGTGGATGGAAAGTTGCACGGCTAAATATGCGAGGTGCGGGGAAATCAGCGGAAACATCTGCGCCGCCCTATCATGCAGGGCTAACAGGGGATTTAAGTGCAGTTCTGACAGGATTGACTGAGTGTGAACCAGAGGCAGATATATTTTTAATGGGTTTTTCTTTAGGCGGCAACCTCACTCTTAAATATCTAGCGGAAGGCGACGTGCCGGAGAATGTGAAAGCAGCTGTGAGCATCTCTGCTCCCATCGACTTAACCGCGGCTTCTGCTGTCTTGAGTAAAAAGAGAAACGCGCTCTATGTCACCTATCTGGTGAATCAGCTTAAACGGGATTTAAAGAAAGCACCATCCGTGATGGCACCCGATGCTCTGGAAAAAATAAGATTTATCCGAGAGCTTGACGATCAGCTTATTGCACCGTCATTTAGTTTTAAAGATCGTTTTGATTATTATGAACAAATGTCTGCTGGTCAATTTATGCACCGAATCAAAACGCCAACCTTAGCTATTCATTCAGAGGATGATCCTTGGATTCCCTACGAAACTTACCTCAAGGCGGTAAAAAATGACCACCCCTTTGTCTCAATTTTATTGACAGAGGCTGGGGGACATGTGGGTTTCTTTGGGAAAGGCTCTAAAATTAATTGGTTTATTCCAGTAGCTTACGACTACTTTATCTCAGAAAGCGCTACGTCCTAA
- a CDS encoding ABC transporter permease has product MFGSYIKIALRSLSKNKLYAAINLIGLALGLAVYLISGLIAHYEKNHDHMFENRDRTYTVSSYNNPLNNNANVESSGTYMALQPLMKVQMPELTVARGLDMEVLLQTDDKGFYEQAKFIDPEFLDIFNFDYSSGGKASLTGPNQAILTEEMAVKYFGTVDAVGRRFDIRGQDTVTSILVVAIIKEVAVDSHFNSDLMGNDRLGLMVHIKTIDTIWDFLKPDTNWGWLSSRYHSYIMTDGAVSLNSLNTRVNQLYMQSAPKRELDVVSKLVVRPLVDKNLSTWFSVGIPVIDIMEYLGLLILVVAIVNYSNLATAQNMGRFKEVGLRKTLGANRKQLLVQFMVECESIVCMAMVLALVLVELSIQPFNAALGKNLIIDYVAITPWVLTTTVLVGLMAGSYPAYMITKMSASDAIKNVAQKGRSGSLFRNIMIGVQFVISIVMLAMVLVVTSQNNEMTKDSEIFPKSQVMTLSRIDDQAIMDKKETLYNELMKLADVENVSFASQVPFVNQNWTWTVSKVKGEDQGVSMNNMHGDPNFLDLYDIPIVAGRNFDDKNSSDEAKSGDPLAKVIINEKAVSLLGFETPSEALGQSVYVGDPKNPYELSILGVMEDRNVLGLQNHVKPFILRWREANYNYVSIRLRKGASSQTIDKIEDLWKQLFPKNPIEWSFLDSRFEENFKIMKASGSILAGFATLAMTLALFGLFGLAAFMAEQRTKEIGLRKILGAGIKQIVPMLLLQFSKPALWSMLIAFPLAYYSATRYLEIFATRIDSTIFLIVLACSFSVLLSWLTISVHALKVARENPIKALRYE; this is encoded by the coding sequence ATGTTTGGAAGTTATATAAAAATTGCGCTGCGTAGCCTGTCTAAAAATAAACTCTATGCTGCTATTAACTTGATAGGACTGGCCCTTGGATTAGCTGTTTATCTGATCAGTGGGTTGATAGCACACTATGAAAAAAACCATGATCATATGTTTGAAAATAGGGACCGGACTTATACAGTTTCCAGCTATAATAATCCTCTAAATAACAACGCGAATGTAGAGAGTTCCGGCACATATATGGCCCTTCAACCACTTATGAAGGTACAAATGCCGGAGCTGACGGTTGCCCGTGGTTTGGACATGGAAGTTCTTTTGCAAACTGATGATAAAGGCTTTTATGAACAGGCAAAATTCATTGATCCTGAGTTTTTAGATATTTTTAACTTTGACTATTCTTCAGGGGGAAAGGCATCTCTAACAGGCCCAAATCAAGCCATATTGACAGAAGAAATGGCGGTGAAATATTTTGGGACCGTTGACGCTGTGGGGCGGCGATTTGATATCCGTGGACAAGACACTGTGACATCTATTCTCGTGGTTGCGATCATCAAAGAGGTTGCTGTAGATAGCCATTTTAACTCGGACTTGATGGGGAATGACCGCCTTGGGCTCATGGTGCATATTAAAACAATTGATACTATTTGGGACTTTTTAAAACCAGATACAAACTGGGGTTGGCTTTCTTCGAGGTACCATAGTTATATTATGACTGATGGTGCTGTCTCGCTTAACTCACTCAACACGCGTGTTAACCAATTATACATGCAATCTGCACCCAAACGGGAATTGGATGTGGTGAGTAAGCTGGTTGTCCGTCCTCTCGTGGATAAGAATCTTTCAACATGGTTTTCTGTAGGCATACCTGTGATTGATATTATGGAGTATCTCGGTCTTCTTATTCTTGTGGTGGCTATTGTGAATTATTCCAATCTGGCAACAGCACAAAATATGGGGCGCTTCAAAGAAGTTGGACTGAGAAAAACATTAGGCGCGAACAGAAAACAATTGTTGGTCCAATTCATGGTTGAATGCGAAAGTATCGTTTGCATGGCTATGGTGCTTGCTCTGGTGCTTGTCGAACTATCAATCCAGCCCTTTAATGCTGCGTTAGGGAAAAATCTTATCATTGATTATGTCGCCATAACCCCATGGGTACTGACGACTACGGTCCTTGTTGGCCTGATGGCAGGGAGCTATCCTGCTTATATGATTACGAAGATGTCTGCGTCTGATGCTATAAAAAATGTGGCACAGAAAGGACGATCAGGCAGTCTCTTTAGAAATATTATGATCGGTGTACAATTTGTTATTTCTATTGTCATGCTGGCAATGGTGCTCGTCGTCACGTCTCAAAATAACGAGATGACAAAGGATAGTGAGATATTTCCAAAGTCTCAAGTTATGACACTGAGTCGTATAGATGATCAGGCTATTATGGATAAGAAAGAAACCCTCTATAACGAACTCATGAAGTTAGCTGATGTGGAAAATGTGAGTTTTGCCTCCCAAGTGCCTTTTGTGAATCAAAATTGGACGTGGACTGTCTCTAAAGTTAAAGGTGAAGATCAGGGTGTCAGCATGAATAACATGCACGGCGACCCAAATTTCCTTGATTTATATGATATACCAATAGTAGCGGGCCGGAATTTTGATGACAAAAACAGCTCAGATGAGGCAAAATCAGGTGATCCCCTTGCGAAAGTTATCATCAATGAAAAAGCTGTCTCTCTTCTAGGGTTTGAGACGCCATCAGAGGCGCTTGGGCAGTCTGTTTATGTGGGCGACCCTAAAAACCCTTACGAGTTATCCATTCTAGGCGTTATGGAAGATCGCAATGTCTTGGGGCTTCAAAATCATGTTAAGCCGTTTATTCTAAGATGGCGAGAAGCCAATTATAATTATGTTTCTATTCGGCTTAGAAAAGGAGCTTCAAGTCAAACTATTGATAAGATAGAAGATCTTTGGAAACAGCTGTTCCCAAAGAATCCAATTGAATGGTCTTTCTTAGACAGTCGCTTTGAAGAAAACTTTAAAATCATGAAAGCATCTGGGTCTATTTTAGCGGGTTTTGCTACTCTTGCCATGACGTTGGCGCTTTTTGGTCTCTTTGGTTTGGCTGCTTTTATGGCAGAACAACGTACCAAAGAGATTGGCCTTAGGAAGATCTTAGGCGCAGGGATCAAGCAAATCGTGCCTATGTTGCTCCTGCAGTTTTCTAAGCCAGCCCTTTGGTCGATGCTCATTGCCTTTCCGTTGGCCTACTATAGTGCGACACGCTATCTTGAGATTTTTGCCACGCGCATCGATAGCACAATCTTTTTGATCGTCTTAGCCTGTAGTTTTTCAGTCTTACTGTCTTGGCTGACAATTTCTGTCCATGCACTGAAAGTAGCCAGAGAAAACCCTATCAAAGCTTTAAGGTATGAATAA
- a CDS encoding ABC transporter permease: protein MWINYCLSAWRNLIKNGMFSAINIFGLALGLMSCILIMLFVQDELGYEKNLPESEKIVRLHTSYTPAGRVPFHTIRSAGRMMEAIKSYANAQVAEGTRLLSVGFTAQVDGEAFNETVTYADGSFFSLFDFPFIAGSKAEAFNNKNDMVLTKEMAIKYFGRTDVVGETLTFNSPMTPPLPYKITGVLDALPTNTHLNFTFLIHLDPALFDPFPNMLNTWSSVNTYTYFKLKEGAEIEELQSRISQFINTESVFKDQVAQMSAEAKATDFVQHKLMPIQDIYLNARTQAGSIGDMKALGDKTLVYTFMTVAILVLLIACINFMNLATARATGRAREVALRKVMGASRTQVALQFLGEAVLVSFIALLFAIAAVELILPSYNEILSRDLALDFTATPLALPMLLGTSLVVGLVAGSYPALYLSGFLPARILKANKSAETKGSSRFRFALVLFQFAISIGLVVSTAVVYGQTFYVLSKNPGYEVGQKLVVSGRNLPDEQKEMMRTALSKVDGVTSVSWASEVPTQDNENNTGFTLIDSDGRTVEGQQSVVINYHTMGVGFFESYDVTPLAGRLFSDDYGTDRIVALPEGATEMGRSTILLNESAVKALGLPSIEAAIGRRVRANVFRAGNYELEIVGVIPDLYYRSMKYGVRPSVYMQNPAAFRSMTVSYARQDVTNLVEELSSIWRERAPLQPLVIQHLDEMMASQYAAETAQGKIFAAFALLAIVIACLGLYGLASYTAERRTKEIGIRKVLGAGLIDIISLLVWQFSKPVMLGGLIAAPIAFHFMNEWLMAFEYRLGQEFVVLMVAIASVVALLVSWVTVASRAYKVASQNPINALRYE from the coding sequence ATGTGGATTAATTATTGCCTCTCAGCGTGGAGAAATCTCATAAAAAACGGTATGTTTTCAGCCATCAATATCTTTGGGCTTGCCCTTGGGTTAATGAGCTGCATTTTGATCATGTTATTCGTTCAAGACGAATTGGGCTATGAGAAAAACCTGCCTGAGAGTGAGAAAATTGTTAGGCTTCACACCAGCTATACTCCCGCGGGCCGTGTACCATTCCACACGATCCGAAGCGCAGGTCGTATGATGGAAGCCATAAAATCATATGCAAACGCGCAGGTTGCGGAGGGAACGCGTTTATTAAGTGTTGGTTTTACGGCGCAGGTTGACGGAGAAGCCTTTAACGAGACTGTAACCTATGCTGATGGCTCTTTTTTTTCGCTCTTTGATTTCCCTTTCATTGCGGGGAGTAAGGCTGAGGCTTTTAATAACAAAAACGATATGGTTTTAACCAAGGAAATGGCGATTAAATATTTTGGAAGGACAGATGTTGTAGGAGAAACATTGACCTTCAATTCGCCGATGACTCCGCCCTTGCCATATAAAATTACAGGTGTTCTTGATGCGCTTCCCACGAATACTCATCTGAATTTCACCTTCCTCATTCACCTTGACCCTGCCTTGTTCGATCCTTTTCCAAATATGCTGAATACATGGTCTAGCGTGAATACTTATACATATTTTAAACTGAAAGAAGGGGCGGAAATTGAAGAGCTGCAATCGCGCATTTCACAGTTCATCAATACGGAGAGCGTCTTTAAAGATCAAGTGGCCCAGATGTCTGCAGAAGCGAAAGCCACAGACTTTGTTCAACATAAGCTTATGCCAATCCAGGATATCTACCTCAACGCCCGCACACAAGCGGGAAGCATTGGTGATATGAAAGCGCTTGGAGATAAAACCCTTGTTTATACTTTTATGACTGTAGCGATCCTGGTTCTTTTGATTGCCTGTATCAATTTCATGAATTTAGCGACAGCCAGAGCCACAGGCCGAGCCCGTGAAGTTGCCCTCCGGAAAGTTATGGGGGCGTCGCGCACTCAAGTAGCGCTTCAATTTTTAGGAGAGGCGGTTCTTGTTTCTTTCATCGCTCTGCTTTTTGCAATAGCAGCAGTTGAGCTTATTTTGCCGAGCTATAATGAAATTTTATCTCGTGACTTAGCCCTTGATTTCACGGCAACACCTTTGGCGTTGCCGATGCTACTTGGCACTTCCTTAGTGGTTGGTCTTGTAGCGGGGTCATATCCAGCCCTTTATCTTTCAGGATTTTTGCCGGCCCGCATTTTAAAGGCGAATAAGAGTGCGGAAACGAAAGGTTCAAGTCGATTTAGGTTTGCTCTTGTCTTGTTTCAGTTTGCGATCTCAATTGGTTTGGTGGTGAGTACAGCTGTTGTATACGGGCAAACCTTCTATGTCTTGAGTAAAAACCCTGGATATGAGGTTGGGCAGAAACTTGTTGTCAGCGGCAGAAATTTGCCTGATGAGCAAAAAGAAATGATGCGCACGGCTTTGTCCAAAGTTGACGGCGTAACCTCAGTCTCTTGGGCTTCGGAAGTGCCTACCCAAGATAATGAAAATAATACAGGTTTTACACTTATAGATAGTGATGGCAGGACAGTTGAAGGACAGCAGTCAGTGGTAATCAATTATCACACAATGGGTGTCGGTTTCTTCGAAAGCTATGATGTCACCCCTCTTGCCGGCCGGTTGTTTAGTGATGACTATGGGACAGATCGTATCGTAGCCTTACCTGAAGGTGCGACAGAGATGGGCAGGTCAACTATCCTGCTTAACGAGTCTGCTGTAAAAGCCTTGGGATTACCATCCATCGAAGCTGCGATTGGTCGCCGTGTTAGAGCAAATGTATTCAGAGCTGGCAATTATGAGCTAGAAATCGTTGGGGTGATCCCTGATTTATATTATCGGTCAATGAAATACGGCGTTAGACCTAGCGTTTATATGCAAAATCCTGCTGCGTTCAGATCAATGACGGTCTCATATGCACGTCAAGACGTCACAAATTTGGTGGAAGAGTTATCATCAATTTGGCGTGAGCGGGCGCCGCTCCAGCCCCTTGTCATCCAACATTTAGATGAGATGATGGCGTCACAATACGCAGCTGAAACAGCACAAGGTAAAATTTTCGCAGCTTTTGCATTGCTTGCTATTGTGATTGCATGTCTTGGTTTGTACGGCCTTGCTAGTTATACGGCAGAGAGACGGACAAAAGAAATTGGCATTCGGAAAGTACTTGGCGCTGGCTTGATTGACATCATTAGTCTGTTGGTTTGGCAGTTTTCAAAACCTGTTATGTTGGGTGGATTGATCGCCGCCCCGATTGCTTTCCATTTCATGAATGAATGGCTTATGGCCTTTGAATATAGATTAGGTCAAGAATTTGTCGTCTTGATGGTCGCTATTGCCTCAGTGGTGGCTCTTCTTGTGAGTTGGGTCACAGTTGCCAGCCGTGCTTATAAAGTAGCATCTCAAAATCCCATCAATGCACTTAGATACGAATAG
- a CDS encoding ABC transporter permease — translation MFQNYVLIALRNLKKNKLYALINIMGLAIGLTIFMFGGILADYELNHDTMFAQHKRIYTVGATLHPNANIGVQELSSTYTAMAPLIQASMSDDVEAVARTVRRGYLASAGDKHFNETIRFMDKELLAIFDFVYLEGNSRALADPKGAVLSRDQAIKMFGRLDIVGKTIMLDHTHDLTVRAVIENLPENSHFLSSIIDTNGYNIFAPLESLNRIDDWDLQGNWNNLSMGNNVYVLTKKPMDIDELTAKINTVFVNNVDPEIRENFMTAQTVRPISKANSSVWDAIGIPAIEIVLILGTFVLIIAIVNYTNLAAAQSMGRVREVGMRKTLGADRKQLLIQFLVESITIVSIAMIISLVILEVLVPSFNASLGRVVTLNYGELLPWLLLITLGVGLLAGLYPAFLITRVNPIEALKQMTMKGARGSLFRSVMIGLQFTLSILMLAMVMIIYFQNKKVEDASQIFPKDEVLTLTSMSKQSIRDREDTLKLELMKLPDVEQVTFASQVPFEQSNNQRSVSRIEGDENNRLPTNVLYTAEGFLPTFDIKLLAGRNFERGNSGDIRLNREDRDSNVIINELLATRLGYKNAQEAVGQSFYGRPGELAAFRYNIIGVVETQNILGLHNEVKAWIFMNDWDPHFYGAIRIKKGAPASVIKEIEETWKAVIPDYPIEHQFLNAVFEGIYNIFRTLNMVITMFAAVALSLALIGLFGLAAFMARGRTKEIGIRKVLGASVSQLIRMMLLQFSKPVIVSLLIALPLTYFLAGQYLNLFSDRIDTLVPITLLAGFSAIFLSWSVIALHAMRVARSNPILALRYE, via the coding sequence ATGTTTCAGAATTATGTGTTGATTGCGCTGAGAAATTTAAAAAAGAATAAGCTTTATGCTCTGATAAACATCATGGGTCTTGCCATAGGGCTGACCATTTTTATGTTTGGCGGGATACTCGCCGATTATGAATTAAACCATGATACCATGTTCGCTCAGCATAAGCGCATCTATACAGTGGGCGCAACTCTTCACCCAAATGCTAATATTGGTGTGCAAGAGCTCAGTTCAACCTACACAGCCATGGCACCGCTCATTCAGGCCTCAATGAGCGATGATGTGGAGGCCGTCGCTCGGACAGTGAGGCGGGGTTATTTGGCAAGTGCAGGGGATAAGCATTTTAATGAGACCATTCGTTTCATGGATAAAGAATTACTCGCAATTTTTGATTTCGTCTATCTAGAGGGGAATAGTCGGGCGCTGGCTGATCCAAAAGGGGCCGTTCTATCACGTGATCAGGCCATAAAGATGTTTGGCCGCCTCGATATTGTTGGTAAGACCATCATGCTGGATCATACACATGACTTAACCGTCAGGGCAGTGATTGAAAATTTACCTGAAAATAGTCATTTCTTATCCTCCATAATAGATACCAACGGGTACAATATTTTTGCACCGCTTGAGAGTTTAAATCGGATAGACGATTGGGATCTTCAAGGGAATTGGAATAACTTGTCCATGGGGAATAACGTTTATGTACTGACTAAGAAGCCTATGGATATTGACGAATTAACAGCGAAAATTAATACGGTCTTTGTGAATAATGTAGATCCAGAGATTCGAGAAAATTTCATGACAGCGCAGACAGTTAGGCCCATCTCAAAAGCCAATTCATCTGTGTGGGATGCGATCGGAATTCCAGCAATTGAAATTGTACTGATCCTTGGAACTTTTGTCCTCATTATAGCGATTGTCAATTATACAAATCTGGCTGCAGCGCAAAGTATGGGGCGTGTTCGTGAAGTAGGAATGCGCAAAACCTTGGGTGCGGATCGGAAGCAACTGCTAATTCAATTTTTAGTCGAAAGCATAACGATTGTTTCTATCGCAATGATCATATCGCTTGTGATTTTAGAGGTGTTGGTCCCTAGTTTTAATGCCAGCCTTGGTCGGGTAGTCACACTGAATTACGGTGAATTGCTGCCATGGCTCCTTTTAATCACGCTTGGTGTTGGCCTTCTTGCAGGTCTCTATCCTGCCTTTCTAATCACGCGCGTGAATCCTATTGAAGCGCTTAAGCAAATGACCATGAAAGGGGCGCGAGGCAGTTTATTTAGATCTGTGATGATTGGATTGCAGTTCACTTTATCAATTCTGATGCTCGCAATGGTGATGATCATCTATTTCCAAAATAAAAAAGTCGAAGATGCCAGTCAAATCTTCCCAAAGGATGAAGTCCTGACACTTACAAGCATGAGCAAACAGTCTATTCGCGATCGAGAAGATACATTGAAACTTGAATTGATGAAACTGCCTGATGTGGAGCAGGTAACTTTTGCCAGCCAAGTTCCATTCGAGCAAAGCAACAACCAACGCTCAGTCTCTAGGATAGAGGGTGATGAAAATAACCGGTTACCAACAAATGTCCTTTATACAGCGGAAGGTTTCTTACCTACTTTTGATATTAAACTGCTTGCAGGTAGAAATTTTGAAAGAGGGAATAGTGGAGACATTCGCTTGAATAGGGAAGATCGTGATAGCAATGTCATTATCAATGAACTTCTGGCCACGCGTTTAGGCTATAAGAATGCGCAAGAGGCAGTTGGACAATCATTTTATGGAAGACCTGGGGAACTGGCAGCCTTTCGTTATAACATTATCGGTGTCGTAGAAACGCAGAATATTCTTGGACTGCATAATGAAGTTAAAGCTTGGATCTTTATGAATGACTGGGACCCGCATTTCTATGGTGCAATCCGAATTAAAAAGGGCGCGCCCGCCTCTGTCATAAAAGAGATCGAAGAAACATGGAAGGCTGTCATTCCTGACTATCCAATTGAACACCAATTTCTGAATGCGGTCTTTGAAGGGATCTATAATATTTTCAGAACATTAAACATGGTCATCACGATGTTTGCAGCTGTCGCATTGAGTTTAGCTCTCATCGGATTGTTCGGGCTCGCAGCGTTTATGGCCCGTGGAAGGACTAAAGAGATTGGTATTAGAAAAGTATTAGGGGCATCGGTGTCACAATTAATCCGTATGATGCTTCTGCAATTTTCTAAACCTGTCATCGTGTCTTTATTGATTGCGTTGCCATTGACGTATTTCTTAGCAGGCCAGTATCTCAATCTATTCTCAGATAGGATTGATACTCTTGTACCGATTACATTGCTAGCTGGCTTCTCGGCGATTTTCTTGTCTTGGAGTGTCATTGCTCTTCATGCAATGCGTGTCGCTAGATCCAATCCAATTTTGGCTTTGCGATACGAATAA